From Alienimonas californiensis, a single genomic window includes:
- a CDS encoding PSD1 and planctomycete cytochrome C domain-containing protein — translation MNRVLLRYLLAASAWCGANATAAEPDGWTEGERLFALEVQPMFAAKCLACHGADGDDLKGAFDLSTRAGLLAGGESGDPGVTPGDHAAGSLYALLKWDDGYGMPPKEADRLTEAQRWAVRDWIDAGAPWPDAATVAAIRTAHAAGVRVPTSGGLSDDWTDRRYEPADVWAYRPIAAPPPPPNPPGFAPPADPADAFLNAKLAEAGLTPAPRADRRTLLRRATFDLTGLPPAPAEVAAFLADPRDDRTAFAAVVDRLLASPHYGERFATHWLDVVRYADSGGLANDFQRPNAWRYRDYVVRAFNDDKPFDRFLTEQLAGDELVDSGALAAGSPEGIDALIAPGFLRMGPWEHTGMSVAKVARQQFLDDVTDTVGQTFLAQPLQCAKCHDHKFDPIPTRDYYAIQASFATTQFAERAVPLHPREDPRDHDEPRYLRERIAAAQAVQRRVDQKKIELEKRWYAERGLKYAPRGQKQKQGVPEAEIAPKTVDLDPLDFGLERVARKAIQRHQWELDAFKPYAFTVYSGASPPMKPVTAPLRLPEDRARGEIERSAILTGGDPFSPGEPVEPGVLSAALLSVDPAAADPVPEAPTGRRLVLAGWLTDPANPLPARVYANRLWQWVFGRGLAANANNFGGGGAEPTHPELLDYLAVRLVEGGWRTKPLVRALLLSDAYARRSLHPDPAAVAAADPNGELLAVARPRRLTAEELRDAMLAFSGELNPAVGGVPVRPEIEPDVALQPRQVMGTFAPAWQPDPDPRRRHRRTLYALKLRGLRDPLLETFNAPTPDAPCERRETSIVAPQALALLNGRNTLGRALAAAAAALADEPERDADAVDALFRRAFSRPPTDAERTACLSHWHAMTARHASLHFDPVRPPSEVLRDAVEENTGERFSYVETLEQAADFIPDLGPAEADARTRGLAEVALVLLNANEFLYLD, via the coding sequence GTGAACCGCGTCCTCCTCCGCTATCTGCTCGCCGCGTCGGCGTGGTGCGGAGCGAATGCCACGGCGGCGGAACCGGACGGGTGGACGGAGGGGGAACGGCTGTTCGCCCTGGAGGTGCAGCCGATGTTCGCGGCGAAGTGCCTCGCCTGTCACGGGGCGGACGGCGACGATCTGAAGGGGGCCTTCGACCTGTCGACGCGGGCCGGGCTGCTAGCGGGCGGGGAGAGCGGCGACCCCGGCGTGACGCCCGGCGACCACGCGGCCGGCAGCCTCTACGCCCTGCTGAAGTGGGACGACGGCTACGGGATGCCGCCGAAGGAGGCGGATCGGCTGACCGAGGCGCAGCGGTGGGCGGTGCGGGATTGGATCGACGCCGGGGCCCCCTGGCCGGACGCGGCGACCGTGGCGGCGATCCGCACCGCCCACGCCGCCGGCGTGCGGGTGCCCACCAGCGGCGGGCTCTCTGACGACTGGACCGATCGCCGCTACGAGCCCGCAGACGTCTGGGCCTACCGCCCGATCGCCGCTCCCCCGCCCCCGCCGAACCCGCCCGGGTTCGCCCCGCCGGCCGATCCGGCGGACGCCTTCCTCAACGCGAAGCTGGCGGAGGCCGGGCTGACCCCCGCCCCGCGGGCGGACCGGCGGACGCTGCTCCGCCGGGCGACATTCGATCTGACCGGCCTGCCGCCGGCGCCGGCGGAAGTCGCCGCCTTCCTCGCCGACCCGCGGGACGACCGGACCGCCTTCGCCGCGGTCGTGGACCGCCTGTTGGCCAGCCCGCATTACGGCGAGCGGTTCGCGACGCACTGGCTGGACGTGGTCCGCTACGCAGACAGCGGCGGCCTCGCCAACGACTTCCAACGCCCGAACGCCTGGCGTTACCGCGACTACGTGGTGCGGGCCTTCAACGACGACAAGCCGTTCGACCGTTTCCTCACGGAGCAGCTCGCCGGGGACGAACTGGTCGACTCCGGGGCGCTCGCGGCGGGCTCGCCGGAGGGGATCGACGCCCTGATCGCCCCCGGATTCCTGCGGATGGGGCCGTGGGAGCACACCGGGATGAGCGTCGCGAAGGTCGCCCGCCAACAGTTCCTGGACGACGTCACGGACACGGTCGGCCAGACGTTTCTGGCCCAGCCGCTCCAGTGTGCCAAGTGCCACGACCACAAGTTCGACCCGATTCCGACCCGCGACTACTACGCGATTCAGGCCAGCTTCGCCACGACCCAGTTCGCCGAGCGAGCCGTCCCGCTCCACCCGCGGGAAGACCCGCGGGACCACGACGAACCCCGCTATCTGCGGGAACGGATCGCCGCGGCGCAGGCGGTCCAGCGACGCGTCGATCAGAAGAAGATCGAGCTGGAAAAGCGGTGGTACGCGGAACGCGGCCTGAAGTACGCCCCCCGCGGGCAGAAGCAGAAGCAGGGCGTGCCGGAGGCTGAGATCGCCCCGAAGACGGTCGATCTGGACCCGCTTGATTTCGGTCTGGAACGCGTTGCCCGGAAGGCGATCCAACGTCATCAGTGGGAACTGGACGCCTTCAAACCCTACGCATTCACCGTCTACAGCGGGGCGAGCCCGCCGATGAAACCGGTGACGGCGCCGCTTCGCCTGCCGGAGGACCGGGCACGGGGGGAGATCGAACGCTCCGCCATCCTGACCGGCGGCGACCCGTTCAGCCCGGGGGAGCCGGTCGAACCCGGCGTGCTGAGCGCCGCGCTGCTGTCCGTCGATCCGGCCGCCGCCGACCCGGTGCCGGAGGCGCCGACCGGGCGTCGGCTGGTCCTCGCCGGCTGGCTGACCGACCCGGCGAACCCGCTGCCCGCCCGGGTGTACGCCAACCGGCTGTGGCAGTGGGTCTTCGGTCGCGGGCTGGCGGCCAACGCGAACAACTTCGGCGGCGGCGGGGCGGAGCCGACGCACCCGGAACTGCTCGATTACCTCGCCGTGCGTCTGGTCGAGGGCGGGTGGCGAACGAAGCCGCTGGTGCGGGCGCTGCTGTTGTCGGACGCCTACGCCCGGCGTTCGCTGCACCCGGACCCGGCGGCCGTCGCGGCGGCTGATCCGAACGGGGAGTTGCTGGCCGTCGCCCGCCCCCGCCGGCTCACCGCGGAGGAGCTGCGGGACGCGATGCTGGCGTTCTCCGGCGAACTGAATCCCGCGGTCGGCGGCGTGCCGGTCCGGCCGGAGATCGAACCGGACGTCGCCCTGCAACCGCGGCAGGTGATGGGCACCTTCGCCCCCGCCTGGCAGCCGGACCCGGACCCGCGGCGGCGGCACCGCCGCACCCTCTACGCCCTGAAGCTGCGGGGACTCCGCGATCCGCTGCTGGAAACCTTCAACGCCCCCACGCCGGACGCCCCCTGCGAACGGCGGGAGACCAGCATCGTCGCCCCGCAGGCCCTCGCCCTGCTGAACGGCCGCAACACTCTCGGCCGCGCCCTCGCCGCGGCGGCGGCCGCGCTGGCCGACGAACCGGAGCGGGACGCCGACGCCGTCGACGCCCTGTTCCGGCGGGCGTTCAGCCGACCGCCGACGGACGCGGAGCGGACCGCCTGCCTGTCGCACTGGCACGCCATGACGGCCCGCCACGCCAGCCTGCACTTCGATCCCGTCCGCCCGCCGTCCGAGGTGCTGCGAGACGCCGTCGAGGAGAACACCGGCGAACGGTTTTCGTATGTGGAAACGCTCGAGCAGGCCGCGGACTTCATCCCGGACCTCGGCCCCGCCGAGGCCGACGCCCGCACCCGCGGTCTGGCGGAGGTGGCCCTCGTGCTGCTGAACGCGAACGAATTCCTCTACCTGGACTAA
- a CDS encoding Hsp70 family protein: MTAEADSSRPADRSHGANDAGGGGRQRHRRRNRRGNGPRRPRPLPVGIDFGTDSSSLADFGPDGAPHVQPNARGELRTASAVNVSPNCLTLGTPFGDDQDADETQFEGDEPESGNAEGCPISMAGFKRMYQDSGGTFQRGGAAITAGGGPVTPKLLGAAFLRGFTRETAGNRPEDAPVVMTVPHAFTRTPRDAVRAAGRIAGLNVAETLSETSAAALAWLWKDTAADGQAVGRTRHALIYDLGAGTFDAAIVRTRRNELHVVAAEGDPHLGGRDWTETLAEDVAERFREKHDHNPFTRWRARQRLLGQCERAKLRLSQRPVSDVPVIAAGRQDVFEVTRDRFEGLTQDLLRRTRDLTEFLLENAGLEPEDLDVILPVGGAAAMPAVRRMLGELFGPRATPDHAARKAFPDPRTAVAEGAAVYAAMLRATAGANGDGPPPDVPARVRRRLRAITLEEVSAHSVGVEIEDANVPGRRLNHVVLPRGVRLPTAVQMTFGTTVADAEGIRLRLVEGERPEAADCDRLGEYRITGLPPGLPVRSPVTVHISLDERNAPHVTAHRALAPGTNGAQRAHHNLAPLTVEPLRLAPGSKEEAEARNRLARLMPHPR; the protein is encoded by the coding sequence ATGACGGCCGAAGCCGACTCTTCACGGCCCGCCGACCGATCTCACGGAGCGAACGACGCCGGCGGGGGCGGACGGCAGCGGCACCGGCGCCGCAACCGGCGCGGGAACGGCCCCCGGCGCCCGCGGCCCCTGCCCGTCGGCATCGATTTCGGCACGGACAGTAGTTCCCTCGCCGACTTCGGCCCGGACGGCGCCCCGCACGTCCAACCCAACGCCCGCGGCGAGCTGCGCACCGCCTCCGCGGTCAACGTCTCCCCCAACTGCCTCACGCTCGGCACTCCCTTCGGCGACGATCAGGACGCGGACGAGACGCAGTTCGAAGGGGACGAACCCGAATCCGGCAACGCCGAGGGCTGCCCGATTTCCATGGCCGGCTTCAAGCGGATGTACCAGGATTCCGGCGGCACCTTTCAGCGCGGCGGCGCCGCGATCACCGCGGGCGGCGGGCCGGTGACGCCGAAGCTCCTCGGGGCGGCCTTTTTGCGGGGCTTCACCCGGGAGACCGCCGGCAATCGGCCGGAGGACGCCCCCGTCGTGATGACGGTCCCCCACGCCTTCACCCGCACCCCCCGCGACGCCGTGCGGGCCGCCGGCCGGATCGCGGGGCTGAACGTGGCGGAGACGCTCTCGGAAACCAGCGCCGCCGCTCTCGCCTGGCTCTGGAAGGACACCGCCGCCGACGGGCAGGCCGTCGGCCGGACCCGGCACGCGCTGATTTACGACCTCGGCGCCGGCACCTTCGACGCCGCCATCGTCCGCACCCGCCGGAACGAGTTGCACGTGGTCGCCGCCGAGGGCGACCCGCATCTGGGCGGCCGCGACTGGACCGAAACCCTGGCGGAGGACGTCGCGGAGCGCTTCCGCGAAAAGCACGACCACAACCCCTTCACCCGCTGGCGCGCGCGGCAACGGCTGCTGGGCCAGTGCGAGCGGGCCAAGCTGCGGCTCTCGCAGCGGCCCGTCAGCGACGTGCCGGTCATCGCCGCCGGCCGGCAGGACGTGTTCGAAGTCACCCGCGATCGCTTCGAGGGGCTCACGCAGGACCTGCTCCGCCGCACCCGCGATCTGACGGAGTTCCTGCTGGAGAACGCGGGGCTGGAGCCGGAGGATCTGGACGTGATCCTGCCGGTCGGCGGGGCGGCGGCGATGCCGGCCGTTCGGCGGATGCTGGGCGAGTTGTTCGGCCCGCGGGCCACGCCGGACCACGCCGCCCGTAAGGCGTTTCCCGACCCCCGCACCGCGGTCGCGGAGGGCGCAGCGGTCTACGCCGCGATGCTGCGGGCCACCGCCGGGGCCAACGGCGACGGCCCCCCGCCGGACGTCCCGGCCCGCGTCCGGCGCCGCCTGCGGGCGATCACGCTGGAGGAGGTCAGCGCCCACTCCGTCGGCGTGGAGATCGAGGACGCGAACGTGCCGGGCCGCCGCTTGAACCACGTCGTCCTGCCCCGCGGCGTCCGGCTGCCGACCGCCGTGCAGATGACCTTCGGCACCACCGTCGCGGACGCCGAGGGTATCCGGCTGCGGCTGGTCGAGGGCGAACGCCCGGAGGCGGCGGACTGCGACCGCCTCGGCGAGTACCGCATCACCGGCCTTCCCCCCGGCCTGCCGGTTCGCAGCCCGGTGACGGTGCACATCTCCCTGGACGAACGGAACGCCCCGCACGTCACCGCCCACCGCGCCCTCGCCCCCGGGACGAACGGCGCACAGCGGGCGCACCACAACCTCGCCCCCCTCACCGTCGAACCGCTCCGGCTCGCCCCGGGCTCCAAAGAGGAGGCGGAGGCCCGGAACCGCCTCGCCCGCCTGATGCCCCACCCCCGCTGA
- a CDS encoding sigma-54-dependent transcriptional regulator gives MPDSPPDDDLSGVPIRVLIVDDDKAHAETVADVLDPVGCECTVAAGGKAGVAAVAAEVYDVVVTDLKMEGADGLKVLERTKEELPDAEVIVVTGYGTVDSAVDAMQRDAFTYLAKPLDVARLRAAVAQAAKRIRLARKNAELSRRLDERFGFEGVVGTSGPMRQVIEVLRNVAPTDSTVLITGESGTGKELVARALHQNSPRKNKPFVSLNVAALPKDILESELFGHEAGAFTGASSKRIGKFEYANGGTLFLDEVGEMPADIQVKLLRVLEDRKVTRLGSNAEIPINVRLLAATNADLLGMVTDKAFREDLYYRLNVISIRLPPLRDRRGDIPLLLDYFLRDLTERYGKDVVGFTRRARTALMSYEWPGNIRQLRNVVERMVVLDTDGLLDAGDLPEEVAGLAPEEGDDAVAARGAGGGSDHLIGRPLAEVERFYAERALEVTGGKREDAAKLLGIGERTLYRKLKEWGLN, from the coding sequence ATGCCTGATTCTCCCCCCGACGACGACCTCTCCGGCGTTCCGATCCGCGTGCTGATCGTGGACGACGACAAAGCCCACGCGGAGACCGTCGCCGACGTCCTGGACCCGGTCGGCTGCGAGTGCACCGTGGCGGCGGGCGGGAAGGCGGGCGTCGCCGCGGTGGCGGCCGAGGTGTACGACGTGGTCGTCACCGACTTGAAGATGGAGGGCGCCGACGGGCTGAAAGTGCTCGAACGCACCAAGGAGGAGCTGCCGGACGCGGAGGTGATCGTCGTCACCGGCTACGGCACGGTCGACAGCGCCGTCGACGCGATGCAGCGGGACGCCTTCACCTACCTCGCCAAGCCGCTGGACGTCGCCCGGCTGCGGGCCGCGGTCGCCCAGGCGGCCAAGCGGATTCGGCTGGCCCGCAAAAATGCGGAGCTGAGTCGCCGGTTGGACGAGCGCTTCGGCTTCGAGGGCGTCGTCGGCACCAGCGGCCCGATGCGGCAGGTGATCGAGGTGCTGAGGAACGTCGCCCCGACGGATTCCACGGTCCTCATCACCGGCGAGAGCGGTACCGGCAAGGAACTCGTCGCCCGGGCCTTGCACCAGAACAGCCCCCGCAAAAACAAGCCGTTCGTCTCCCTGAACGTCGCCGCGTTGCCGAAGGACATCCTCGAGAGCGAGCTGTTCGGCCACGAGGCCGGCGCCTTCACCGGGGCGAGCAGCAAACGGATCGGCAAGTTCGAGTACGCCAACGGCGGCACGCTGTTCTTGGACGAGGTCGGCGAGATGCCCGCCGACATCCAGGTCAAACTGCTCCGCGTGCTGGAGGACCGGAAGGTCACGCGACTGGGCTCCAACGCGGAGATCCCGATCAACGTCCGCCTGCTCGCCGCGACGAACGCCGACCTGCTGGGGATGGTGACGGACAAGGCGTTCCGCGAGGACCTGTACTACCGCCTGAACGTCATCAGCATCCGCCTGCCGCCGCTGCGGGACCGGCGGGGCGATATTCCGCTGCTGCTCGACTACTTCCTCCGCGATCTGACGGAGCGGTACGGCAAGGACGTGGTCGGCTTCACCCGCCGCGCCCGCACCGCTCTGATGAGCTACGAGTGGCCGGGTAACATTCGTCAGTTGCGGAACGTGGTGGAGCGAATGGTGGTGCTCGACACGGACGGCCTGCTGGACGCCGGCGATCTGCCGGAGGAGGTTGCCGGATTGGCCCCGGAAGAGGGCGACGACGCTGTCGCGGCCCGCGGCGCCGGCGGGGGGTCGGACCACCTGATCGGACGGCCGCTCGCGGAGGTCGAACGCTTCTACGCGGAGCGGGCGTTGGAGGTCACCGGCGGCAAGCGGGAGGACGCCGCCAAACTGCTCGGGATCGGCGAACGGACCCTTTATCGTAAGCTCAAGGAGTGGGGTCTGAACTGA
- a CDS encoding sensor histidine kinase — MSDDTPHDIAVLAGGLAHEIRNPLSTIGLNLELLAESLGGTEPDEADDRPTARRKRMLRTVQRECGHLSEILDAFLAFARAGEPDLKEADLNRLVREFAEFFRPAAAAAGVRLTLLPAADLPPVRLDVRLMRQALLNLALNAQQALVGEGTPLPHIEVATRPILVGPAGGAVELSVADNGPGVPADALATMWDPFFSTKPGGSGLGLPTVRKIVEAHGGRVHCESGPSGTTFRIALPTAR, encoded by the coding sequence ATGTCCGACGACACGCCCCACGACATCGCCGTCCTCGCCGGGGGGCTGGCGCACGAGATCCGGAACCCGCTCTCCACGATCGGGCTGAATCTCGAACTGCTGGCGGAAAGCCTGGGGGGGACGGAGCCGGACGAAGCCGACGATCGTCCCACCGCCCGGCGAAAGCGGATGCTGCGAACCGTGCAGCGGGAGTGCGGGCACCTTTCGGAGATCCTCGACGCCTTTCTCGCCTTCGCGCGGGCCGGCGAGCCGGATCTGAAGGAGGCGGACCTGAACCGGCTGGTGCGGGAATTCGCGGAGTTCTTTCGCCCCGCCGCCGCCGCCGCTGGGGTGCGGCTCACCCTCCTGCCGGCCGCGGACCTGCCGCCGGTGCGGCTGGACGTCCGGTTGATGCGGCAGGCGTTGCTCAACCTGGCGCTGAACGCCCAGCAGGCGCTCGTGGGCGAGGGCACGCCGCTGCCGCACATCGAGGTGGCGACCCGGCCGATCCTCGTCGGCCCCGCCGGCGGGGCGGTGGAACTGAGCGTCGCCGACAACGGCCCTGGCGTGCCGGCCGACGCCCTCGCCACGATGTGGGACCCGTTCTTCTCCACCAAACCCGGCGGCAGCGGGCTCGGCCTGCCGACCGTCCGAAAGATCGTCGAGGCCCACGGCGGCCGCGTGCATTGCGAAAGCGGCCCGTCCGGCACCACGTTCCGGATCGCGCTCCCCACGGCTCGCTGA
- the pnp gene encoding polyribonucleotide nucleotidyltransferase, with translation MPSKPKSLDLTPVSVEREIGGRKMSLSTGDLARQASGAVRLQFADTVLFIAAQRGAPRPGIDFFPLQVDYRERLAAAGRFAGGFLKREGRPTNKEILTARVTDRPIRPLFPKGYKDEIQVQANVLSSDGANDPAPLVSFGASAALMIAPVPFDGPIASVRVGRVDGELVLFPTQAEMAQSDLDLIVGGSKTSVLMIEGFAGQIPEDEMVEAIMFAHKTCVELCEMQDELCKKLGVKKTAFAKPIENVFAKALKKDGYDRLKEAKTSGDKADRSEAVEELRNELMADHFEGDAEEASNGGSRAEFKAAFYQLEHDVVRDLLLEGKRIDGRAPDELRALDVKVGVLPKVHGSAVFTRGETQSMCTITLGNTRDQQRVDGLFGEHSERFMLHYYFPSYSVGETRPIRGPGRREIGHGVLAERSVYPVLPHPEKFPYTIRCISDILESNGSSSMASVCSATLGLMDAGVPITQPVAGISIGLVKESDKKYTLLTDIMGDEDHFGDMDFKVAGTQKGITGIQLDLKIDGISEAIIRDALAQAKEARITLLRTMLGGIRRPRAELAPTAPRLLSTKIDPSKIGLLIGPGGKNIRALQEETGATLDVQDDGTVVIASDNAAGAEAALARVEAMGEDVKVGRVYNGKVTSIKDFGAFIEIAPGKDGLCHISELDEGFVKNVSDIVKVGETVEVKVIAVDDQGRVKLSRKALLVDDDEDGEDEDE, from the coding sequence ATGCCGTCGAAGCCGAAGTCGCTGGACCTGACCCCCGTTTCCGTCGAACGAGAGATCGGCGGTCGCAAGATGTCGCTGAGCACGGGCGATCTCGCCCGTCAGGCCAGCGGCGCCGTCCGCCTGCAGTTCGCGGATACCGTGCTGTTCATCGCCGCCCAGCGGGGCGCGCCGCGGCCGGGGATCGACTTCTTCCCGCTGCAGGTCGATTACCGCGAACGCCTCGCCGCCGCCGGCCGCTTCGCCGGCGGTTTCCTCAAGCGCGAGGGTCGGCCGACCAACAAGGAAATCCTCACCGCCCGCGTCACCGACCGGCCGATCCGTCCGCTCTTCCCGAAGGGCTACAAGGACGAGATCCAGGTGCAGGCCAACGTGCTGTCCAGCGACGGCGCGAACGACCCGGCCCCGCTGGTCTCCTTCGGCGCCTCCGCGGCGCTGATGATCGCCCCGGTGCCCTTCGACGGCCCGATCGCCAGCGTGCGGGTCGGCCGCGTCGACGGCGAGTTGGTCCTCTTCCCGACCCAGGCGGAGATGGCTCAGAGCGACCTCGACCTGATCGTCGGCGGGTCCAAGACCAGCGTCCTGATGATCGAGGGCTTCGCCGGCCAGATCCCCGAGGACGAAATGGTCGAGGCGATCATGTTCGCCCACAAGACCTGCGTCGAGCTGTGCGAGATGCAGGACGAACTGTGCAAGAAGCTCGGCGTGAAGAAAACCGCCTTCGCCAAGCCGATCGAGAACGTCTTCGCCAAGGCCCTGAAGAAGGACGGCTACGACCGTCTGAAGGAGGCCAAGACCAGCGGCGACAAGGCGGACCGGTCCGAGGCCGTCGAAGAGCTCCGCAACGAGCTGATGGCGGACCACTTCGAAGGCGACGCCGAGGAGGCCTCCAACGGCGGCAGCCGGGCGGAGTTCAAAGCGGCGTTCTATCAGCTTGAGCACGACGTCGTCCGCGATCTGCTGCTGGAAGGCAAGCGGATCGACGGCCGGGCCCCGGACGAGCTGCGGGCCCTGGACGTGAAGGTCGGCGTGCTGCCGAAGGTGCACGGCTCCGCCGTGTTCACCCGCGGCGAAACGCAGTCGATGTGCACCATCACCCTGGGCAACACCCGCGATCAGCAGCGGGTCGACGGCCTGTTCGGGGAGCACAGCGAGCGCTTCATGCTCCACTACTACTTCCCCAGCTACTCCGTCGGCGAGACCCGCCCGATCCGCGGCCCCGGCCGCCGGGAAATCGGCCACGGCGTGCTGGCCGAACGCAGCGTCTACCCGGTCCTGCCGCACCCGGAGAAGTTCCCGTACACGATCCGCTGCATCAGCGACATCCTCGAGAGCAACGGCTCGTCGTCGATGGCCAGCGTGTGCAGCGCCACCCTGGGCCTGATGGACGCCGGCGTGCCCATCACCCAGCCGGTCGCGGGCATCTCCATCGGCCTCGTGAAGGAGTCCGACAAGAAGTACACGCTCCTGACCGACATCATGGGCGACGAGGACCACTTCGGGGACATGGACTTCAAGGTCGCCGGCACCCAGAAGGGCATCACCGGCATTCAGCTCGACCTGAAGATCGACGGCATCTCCGAGGCGATCATCCGGGACGCCCTCGCCCAGGCGAAGGAAGCCCGCATCACGCTGCTCCGCACGATGCTCGGCGGCATCCGCCGCCCGCGGGCCGAACTGGCCCCGACGGCGCCGCGCCTGCTCTCCACGAAGATCGACCCCTCCAAGATCGGTCTGCTGATCGGCCCGGGCGGGAAGAACATCCGGGCGCTGCAGGAAGAGACCGGCGCCACGCTGGACGTGCAGGACGACGGCACGGTCGTCATCGCCAGCGACAACGCCGCCGGCGCCGAGGCCGCCTTGGCCCGCGTCGAGGCGATGGGCGAAGACGTGAAGGTCGGCCGCGTCTACAACGGCAAGGTGACCAGCATCAAGGACTTCGGCGCCTTCATCGAGATCGCCCCCGGCAAGGACGGCCTCTGCCACATCAGCGAGCTGGACGAAGGCTTCGTGAAGAACGTCTCGGACATCGTCAAGGTGGGCGAGACGGTCGAGGTCAAGGTCATCGCCGTGGACGACCAGGGCCGCGTGAAGCTGTCCCGCAAGGCCCTGCTCGTCGACGACGATGAGGACGGCGAGGACGAGGACGAGTGA
- the rpsO gene encoding 30S ribosomal protein S15: protein MSITRDRKDEVITDFRRTDADTGSSEVQIAVLTERINNLTEHLREHKQDHTSRRGLLALVSTRRRLLRYMQRTKPATYRELLTRLNLRK, encoded by the coding sequence ATGTCGATCACGAGAGACCGTAAAGACGAAGTCATCACCGACTTTCGCCGCACCGACGCCGACACTGGGTCCAGCGAAGTGCAGATCGCGGTCCTGACGGAGCGCATCAACAACCTCACGGAGCACCTCCGTGAGCACAAGCAGGACCACACCAGCCGCCGCGGGCTGCTGGCGCTGGTGTCGACCCGCCGCCGCCTGCTCCGCTACATGCAGCGGACCAAGCCGGCCACGTATCGGGAACTGCTGACCCGGCTGAACCTGCGGAAGTAG
- a CDS encoding DEAD/DEAH box helicase, translated as MPTTTRAKRPAARRTAQTSPAADKRRSADDSPPPRASSSKTPANAKRTRSRSKDEKEAAESGPTFADLGLSKKTLATLDEIGFERPSKIQATFLPIALSGRDCSGQARTGTGKTAAFTLPMLEKLDLDRTVIQGLILAPTRELAEQVSQEMRKLSGGRVKTVVIVGGRPMGPQVDAIKRGAQVVVGTPGRVMDLMGRGQLGLENVAFAVLDEADRMLDDGFRPDIEKILRKCPKDRQTLLLSATMPPEVEELAAKFMKNPERVDMSEDALVATEMIEQFVLTVDPDRKFGALLHVLKQEKPKQCLVFTRTKRGAEKLYERFSRKLPSCAMMHGDLQQRKREKTLQAFREGKIRMLVATDVVGRGIDISGISHIVNFDVPEFQDDYVHRIGRTGRMSSDTNGRAITFVCRDQGDQLTKIEIRVSQVLPTYPLKDFEAARPVIRKTVQDHDATIIPVKKVTSPLFGGS; from the coding sequence ATGCCCACCACCACCCGGGCCAAACGGCCCGCGGCCCGCCGCACCGCTCAAACCTCCCCCGCCGCCGACAAACGCCGCTCCGCGGACGATTCGCCGCCCCCCAGGGCGTCTTCGTCGAAGACGCCGGCGAACGCGAAGCGGACCCGCAGCCGGTCCAAGGACGAAAAGGAAGCCGCCGAGAGCGGCCCGACCTTCGCTGACCTCGGCCTGTCGAAAAAGACGCTCGCCACGCTGGACGAAATCGGGTTCGAGCGGCCCAGCAAGATTCAGGCGACCTTCCTGCCGATCGCCCTCTCCGGCCGCGACTGCAGCGGTCAGGCCCGCACCGGCACCGGCAAGACGGCGGCGTTCACGCTGCCGATGCTCGAAAAGCTGGACCTCGACCGCACCGTCATTCAAGGCCTGATTCTCGCGCCGACCCGCGAGTTGGCGGAGCAGGTCAGCCAGGAAATGCGGAAGCTCTCCGGCGGTCGCGTGAAGACCGTCGTGATCGTCGGCGGCCGCCCGATGGGGCCGCAGGTGGACGCTATCAAACGCGGCGCTCAGGTCGTCGTCGGTACCCCCGGCCGGGTGATGGACCTGATGGGCCGCGGTCAGCTGGGTCTGGAGAACGTTGCCTTCGCCGTCCTGGACGAAGCCGACCGGATGCTCGACGACGGGTTCCGCCCGGACATCGAGAAAATCCTCCGCAAGTGCCCGAAGGATCGGCAAACGCTGCTGCTCTCCGCCACGATGCCCCCCGAGGTGGAGGAGTTGGCGGCCAAGTTCATGAAGAACCCCGAGCGGGTCGACATGTCCGAGGACGCCCTTGTGGCGACGGAGATGATCGAGCAGTTTGTGCTCACGGTGGACCCGGACCGCAAGTTCGGCGCCCTGCTGCACGTTTTGAAGCAGGAAAAGCCGAAGCAGTGCCTCGTGTTCACCCGCACCAAACGGGGCGCCGAGAAGCTGTACGAGCGGTTCAGCCGCAAGCTGCCCAGTTGCGCGATGATGCACGGCGACCTGCAGCAGCGTAAGCGGGAGAAGACGCTCCAGGCCTTCCGCGAGGGCAAGATCCGGATGCTCGTCGCCACCGACGTGGTCGGCCGCGGGATCGACATCTCCGGGATCAGCCACATCGTCAACTTCGACGTCCCGGAATTCCAGGACGACTACGTCCACCGCATCGGCCGCACCGGCCGGATGAGCAGCGACACCAACGGCCGGGCGATCACCTTCGTCTGCCGCGATCAGGGCGATCAGCTGACGAAGATCGAGATCCGCGTCTCCCAGGTGCTGCCGACCTACCCGCTAAAGGACTTCGAGGCCGCCCGCCCGGTGATCCGCAAGACGGTGCAGGACCACGACGCGACGATCATCCCCGTCAAGAAGGTGACGAGTCCGCTGTTCGGCGGGAGTTGA